GTGAAGGGCGCAGCTCAGGCCTGTGAGCGTGTGGGCGCAGCCCTGCTCGGCGGCGAAACCGCCGAAATGCCCGGTGTGTACCTTGAAGGTGAACTGGATCTGGTGGGCACCATCGTGGGCGTGCTGGACCGCAAAGACCTCGTGGATGGCAGCACCCTTGCAGAAGGGGATGTCTTGATCGGTCTGCCCAGCACCGGTCTCCACACCAACGGTTTCAGTCTGGCCCGCAAAGTGCTGGAAAACGAAGACCTTTTCGTTCCCAGAGACTTCTTGAATGGCGAAACTTACGCAGAAGCCCTGCTCAAACCCCACCGTGAATACGTGCTGGCCTACCGTGCCTTGAAAGAAGGGGGCATCAACATCAAAGGCATGGCCCACATCACCGGTGGTGGCCTCATCGAGAATCCCCCCAGAGTGTTCCCTGAGGGCCTTGGGGCCAGAGTTTACGAAGGTTCATGGGATGTTCCCCCCTTGTTCCAGAAGATTGTGGAACAAGGGCAAATTGAGACCATCGAAGCGCACCGTGCCCTGAACATGGGTGTGGGTTATGTGTTCATGGTTTCCATCT
This genomic window from Deinococcus misasensis DSM 22328 contains:
- the purM gene encoding phosphoribosylformylglycinamidine cyclo-ligase, whose protein sequence is MSIDYKSAGVDIDAGNRAVELMKDAVKRTYTPQVLAGVGSFGGLFSALNFKDMEEPVLVASTDGVGTKTKVAVAAQKFDTLGMDIVNHCVNDILVQGARPLFFLDYVATGKLVPETVATVVKGAAQACERVGAALLGGETAEMPGVYLEGELDLVGTIVGVLDRKDLVDGSTLAEGDVLIGLPSTGLHTNGFSLARKVLENEDLFVPRDFLNGETYAEALLKPHREYVLAYRALKEGGINIKGMAHITGGGLIENPPRVFPEGLGARVYEGSWDVPPLFQKIVEQGQIETIEAHRALNMGVGYVFMVSISEFDLAMQILREAGETPYRIGEMVQGEGIELVTR